In the Natronobacterium texcoconense genome, one interval contains:
- a CDS encoding DHH family phosphoesterase, producing MTRASAGDTGADDGDSVVYDLDPDCTANDVEKDTAYLAEINGIVDYGVFVDLSESVSGLVHESVLEGTFAVGDELVVELESVRDNGDMAFEPADVDDYTLQSISHDYALTGTDRLEGNVGDQIHLEGEVVQVKQTGGPTIFHIADESGVVPCAAFEEAGVRAYPSVEVGDVVRVTGTPEHREGSVQIEVDGLSKLEDEAAEEARERIQTALESRSEPHDVDPLIDWPAFEKLRPNLQEVATRLRRAVLEGRPIRVRHHADGDGMCAAVPVQIALEKFIADVHEDDNAPRHLIKRLPAKAPFYEMEDATRDLNFALEDREKHGQQLPLLLMLDNGSTAEDVPAYETLAHYDIPIIAVDHHHPDPDAVGDLLDAHVNPYLHDEDYRITTGMLCVELARMIYPDLTDELRHVPAVAGLSDRSKADAMDQYLELAAEEGYDEDRLQDVSEALDYAAFWLRYDSGDQLIQDLLHVDNGDEQRHRDLVEFFADRAREEVDEQLDAAMAHLEHEDLDNGAHLYRIDVENYAHRFTYPAPGKTTGEIHDRKIEETGDPVITVGYGPDFAVLRSDGVRLDIPQMVTELEEEVPGGGVSGGGHLVVGSIKFVKGKREEVIDALVEKMEDAEIDEALSSAAPIDD from the coding sequence ATGACACGAGCCTCCGCCGGGGACACCGGCGCGGACGACGGGGATTCCGTCGTCTACGATCTCGACCCTGATTGCACCGCAAACGACGTCGAAAAAGACACCGCGTATCTCGCCGAAATCAACGGTATCGTCGACTACGGCGTCTTCGTCGATCTCTCCGAATCCGTCTCCGGTCTCGTTCACGAATCCGTCCTCGAGGGCACGTTCGCCGTCGGCGACGAACTCGTCGTCGAACTCGAGAGCGTCCGCGACAACGGCGACATGGCCTTCGAGCCAGCCGACGTCGACGACTACACCCTCCAGTCGATCTCCCACGACTACGCGCTGACCGGCACCGACCGCCTCGAGGGTAACGTCGGCGACCAGATCCACCTCGAGGGCGAAGTCGTCCAGGTCAAACAGACCGGCGGCCCGACGATCTTCCACATTGCCGACGAGTCCGGCGTCGTCCCCTGTGCAGCCTTCGAAGAGGCCGGCGTCCGCGCGTACCCGAGCGTCGAGGTCGGCGACGTCGTCCGCGTCACCGGCACCCCCGAACACCGCGAAGGATCGGTCCAGATCGAGGTCGACGGCCTCTCGAAACTCGAGGACGAAGCAGCCGAGGAAGCCCGCGAGCGAATCCAGACGGCCCTCGAATCCCGCTCCGAGCCCCACGACGTCGACCCGCTGATCGACTGGCCCGCCTTCGAGAAACTCCGCCCGAACCTGCAGGAAGTCGCCACGCGACTCCGCCGTGCCGTCCTCGAGGGACGCCCCATCCGCGTTCGCCACCACGCCGACGGCGACGGGATGTGCGCTGCGGTACCGGTCCAGATCGCCCTCGAGAAGTTCATCGCAGACGTCCACGAGGACGATAACGCGCCGCGTCACCTCATCAAGCGCCTGCCCGCGAAAGCGCCGTTCTACGAGATGGAAGACGCGACCCGGGACCTAAACTTCGCGCTCGAGGATCGCGAGAAACACGGCCAGCAACTGCCGCTCCTGCTCATGCTGGACAACGGCTCGACGGCCGAGGACGTCCCGGCCTACGAGACGCTCGCTCACTACGACATCCCGATCATCGCCGTCGACCACCACCATCCCGACCCCGACGCGGTCGGCGACCTGCTCGACGCCCACGTCAACCCCTACCTCCACGACGAGGACTACCGTATCACCACGGGGATGCTCTGTGTCGAACTCGCGCGGATGATCTACCCCGATCTGACCGACGAACTCCGCCACGTCCCCGCCGTCGCCGGCCTCTCGGACCGCTCGAAGGCCGACGCGATGGACCAGTACCTCGAGCTCGCCGCCGAAGAGGGGTACGACGAGGACCGACTCCAGGATGTCAGCGAGGCGCTCGACTACGCGGCCTTCTGGCTGCGCTACGACTCGGGCGACCAGCTCATCCAGGACCTGCTCCACGTCGACAACGGCGACGAACAGCGCCACCGCGACCTCGTCGAGTTCTTCGCCGACCGCGCCCGCGAGGAAGTCGACGAGCAACTCGACGCTGCGATGGCTCACTTAGAGCACGAGGACCTGGACAACGGCGCTCACCTCTACCGGATCGACGTCGAGAACTACGCCCACCGCTTTACCTACCCCGCACCGGGCAAGACCACCGGCGAGATCCACGACCGCAAGATCGAGGAGACCGGTGACCCCGTCATCACGGTCGGCTACGGTCCCGACTTCGCCGTGCTCCGCAGTGACGGTGTCCGCCTCGACATCCCGCAGATGGTCACCGAACTCGAGGAAGAGGTGCCCGGCGGCGGCGTCTCCGGCGGCGGTCACCTCGTCGTCGGTTCGATCAAGTTCGTCAAAGGAAAACGCGAGGAAGTGATCGACGCACTCGTCGAGAAGATGGAGGACGCCGAGATCGACGAGGCGCTCTCGAGTGCGGCGCCGATCGACGACTGA
- a CDS encoding NAD(+)/NADH kinase — MRGRRLATTEEIVAIVSPAEESEAAVRRLESWASDNGLGLETVDVGDDIDDVYDPDSETLGVTIGGDGTFLEGIQQFEPRNVPILGINTGTLAFLVRVDVDDLEAALTEVVQGRATIDERQQITVEANGLEATGINDVMVKHVQPEEPVDRKITKLDVFADGQYVGEYDGTGLAIATPTGSTGISLSANGPVHNPTNNSCLQIVPLHTHRMGVRPLIVSEDTEICIVCSERADMLIDGGRFHEQLEADDVITVTGAASTANVVRTSHDDDFFTAITELLGWGARDAEGESLPPTVSSEAGPDCFEERACELAKEAVRSVRNPLRNLHGKVETERYKTDTSDVITEADYLSENIITTAIENEYPAHTILTEEGIHTETGSEYTWLVDPLDGTGNYANGNPNYAVSLALLENDEPIVGVVYAPETDELWSAIAGEGAYKNGSPITTTDRDALEESMLMSGYDPEGIFLSYFYDDTRGVRRLGSAALHLCYLANGSADAVWEYDTYPWDVAAGIVIAREAGASVTDSSGESFEVYGEKDRQELVASNGHIHDDLTSRLRDNEYLYNTVDN, encoded by the coding sequence ATGCGAGGGAGGCGGCTAGCTACGACGGAAGAGATCGTCGCGATCGTGAGCCCGGCCGAGGAGAGCGAAGCGGCTGTCCGGCGACTCGAGTCGTGGGCGAGTGATAACGGTCTGGGACTCGAGACGGTCGATGTCGGCGACGACATCGACGACGTCTACGATCCCGACAGCGAGACGCTTGGCGTGACGATCGGCGGCGACGGAACCTTTCTCGAGGGGATCCAGCAGTTCGAACCCAGAAACGTGCCGATCCTGGGGATCAATACGGGAACGCTGGCCTTTCTCGTCCGGGTCGACGTCGACGACCTCGAGGCCGCGCTGACGGAGGTCGTCCAGGGCCGGGCGACGATCGACGAGCGCCAACAGATCACCGTCGAGGCGAACGGTCTCGAGGCAACGGGGATCAACGACGTCATGGTCAAGCACGTCCAGCCGGAGGAGCCGGTCGATCGAAAGATCACGAAACTCGACGTGTTCGCCGACGGCCAGTACGTCGGCGAGTACGACGGCACCGGGCTGGCGATTGCGACGCCGACGGGGTCGACCGGTATCTCGCTGTCCGCGAACGGGCCGGTCCACAATCCGACGAACAACTCGTGTCTCCAGATCGTCCCGCTGCACACCCACCGGATGGGCGTCCGGCCGCTGATCGTCAGCGAGGACACGGAGATTTGCATCGTCTGCTCCGAGCGAGCGGACATGCTGATCGACGGCGGCCGGTTCCACGAACAACTCGAGGCCGACGACGTGATCACGGTGACGGGAGCCGCAAGTACGGCGAACGTCGTGCGAACGAGCCACGACGACGACTTCTTCACGGCGATCACGGAACTGCTGGGCTGGGGCGCACGCGACGCCGAGGGTGAGTCGCTCCCGCCGACCGTCTCGAGCGAGGCCGGCCCCGACTGCTTCGAGGAGCGGGCGTGTGAACTCGCGAAGGAAGCCGTCCGGAGCGTCAGGAATCCGCTCCGGAACCTCCACGGGAAAGTCGAGACGGAGCGGTACAAGACCGACACGTCGGACGTCATCACCGAGGCCGACTACCTCTCGGAGAACATCATCACGACCGCCATCGAGAACGAGTACCCCGCCCACACGATACTGACCGAAGAGGGCATCCACACCGAGACCGGCAGCGAGTACACCTGGCTGGTCGACCCCCTCGACGGCACCGGCAACTACGCCAACGGCAACCCCAACTACGCCGTCTCGCTCGCCCTGCTCGAGAACGACGAACCCATCGTCGGCGTCGTCTACGCGCCCGAAACCGACGAACTCTGGAGCGCGATCGCTGGCGAGGGAGCCTACAAGAACGGCTCGCCGATCACGACGACCGACCGCGATGCACTCGAGGAAAGCATGCTGATGTCAGGCTACGACCCAGAGGGGATCTTCCTCTCGTACTTCTACGACGATACTCGTGGCGTCCGCAGGCTGGGGTCGGCCGCACTCCATCTCTGTTATCTCGCCAACGGCAGCGCCGACGCCGTCTGGGAGTACGACACCTACCCCTGGGACGTCGCGGCGGGTATCGTCATCGCGCGGGAGGCGGGGGCGTCGGTGACCGACTCGAGTGGTGAGTCGTTCGAAGTGTACGGCGAGAAGGACCGCCAGGAACTCGTCGCGTCGAACGGCCACATCCACGACGACCTGACGAGCAGGCTCCGGGACAACGAGTACCTGTACAATACGGTCGATAACTAG
- a CDS encoding YncE family protein, with translation MEMDQTRRRFLAGSATAGAIAVAGCTGGDETGEEENGDDGDEVEFDYDIDPDLEEGDGSYEIWALDQGRDDVFVYQPAADGDGFALTEYVDLNDLEGLPEEEIVPHMIDYSSDYEYAAIACTAGGRTLVFRTEDHELVADIDTGAGSHMAAFSPDDEYIHVDAIDEESIVRVDADLENEEFDVVDEIDLRENETVLEAGIEEGAPICHQYAADGRSLHTLGPSYHDGALVIVDHDDFSVDKAIPHETLPTNCGTMPHPTGEEFYLTAGLPSSDEEGVGEFYVYDTDADEVVVDGESTEGIDAHGFWFTPDGEELWVLNRETNDGVVVDPETNDVVEEIDSFGPDQSDDPEQRDAPDIMWASPDGEYMFVTLRGPAPLSGDPHASTGVTPGFSVLSIDDREIESVVEPYPIDEFDDEHVELAQDPDEDGPRVPDFHGIGVRPIEEFETGIDTSPPF, from the coding sequence ATGGAAATGGATCAGACTCGCAGGCGGTTCCTCGCGGGAAGCGCAACTGCTGGGGCGATTGCGGTCGCCGGCTGTACCGGTGGCGACGAAACAGGGGAAGAAGAAAACGGCGACGACGGCGACGAGGTGGAATTCGACTACGACATCGATCCCGACCTCGAGGAGGGAGACGGCTCCTACGAGATCTGGGCGCTCGATCAGGGGCGAGACGACGTCTTCGTCTACCAGCCCGCAGCCGACGGCGACGGCTTCGCGCTGACGGAGTACGTCGACCTCAACGATCTCGAGGGGCTCCCCGAGGAGGAAATCGTCCCGCACATGATCGACTACAGTTCGGACTACGAGTACGCCGCTATCGCCTGTACAGCTGGCGGACGGACGCTCGTCTTCCGGACCGAGGATCACGAACTGGTCGCCGACATCGACACCGGTGCTGGCTCGCACATGGCAGCGTTCTCGCCCGACGACGAGTACATCCACGTCGACGCGATCGACGAGGAGTCGATCGTCCGGGTCGACGCAGACCTCGAGAACGAGGAGTTCGACGTGGTCGACGAGATCGACCTGCGGGAGAACGAGACCGTCCTCGAGGCGGGTATCGAGGAGGGCGCACCGATCTGTCACCAGTACGCCGCCGATGGCCGCTCGCTGCACACGCTCGGGCCGAGCTACCACGACGGCGCGCTGGTGATCGTCGATCACGACGACTTCTCGGTCGACAAGGCGATTCCACACGAGACGCTGCCGACCAACTGCGGGACGATGCCGCATCCGACCGGCGAGGAGTTCTACCTCACGGCGGGACTCCCCTCGAGCGACGAGGAAGGCGTCGGCGAGTTCTACGTCTACGACACGGATGCAGACGAGGTCGTCGTCGACGGTGAGAGTACCGAGGGAATCGACGCCCACGGCTTCTGGTTCACACCCGACGGCGAGGAACTGTGGGTGCTGAACCGCGAGACCAACGACGGCGTCGTCGTCGACCCCGAAACCAACGACGTCGTCGAGGAGATCGACTCGTTCGGTCCCGACCAGAGCGACGACCCCGAACAGCGAGACGCACCCGACATCATGTGGGCCTCGCCCGACGGAGAGTACATGTTCGTCACGTTACGTGGCCCGGCACCGCTGTCCGGCGACCCACACGCCTCGACCGGCGTCACGCCCGGATTCTCGGTTCTCAGCATCGACGACCGCGAGATCGAGAGCGTCGTCGAGCCGTACCCGATCGACGAGTTCGACGACGAGCACGTCGAACTCGCCCAGGATCCGGACGAAGACGGCCCTCGAGTGCCGGACTTCCACGGGATCGGCGTCCGGCCGATCGAGGAGTTCGAGACGGGAATCGACACCTCGCCGCCGTTCTAA
- a CDS encoding adenylyltransferase/cytidyltransferase family protein, with amino-acid sequence MTRTVIAQGTFDILHPGHVHYLEEAAAMGDELYVIVARRVNVDHKAEPICPATQRRDVVGALEAVDEAILGHEEDIFVPIEEIDPDVIALGHDQHHDDEAIESELERRGIDCVVERASAREPAADEEILSTRLIVERILERRG; translated from the coding sequence ATGACTCGGACCGTAATCGCTCAGGGGACGTTCGACATCCTCCATCCCGGCCACGTCCACTATCTCGAGGAAGCCGCCGCGATGGGCGACGAACTGTACGTGATCGTCGCCCGCCGAGTAAACGTCGACCACAAGGCCGAACCGATCTGTCCGGCGACACAGCGACGAGACGTGGTCGGCGCGCTCGAGGCCGTCGACGAGGCAATCCTCGGCCACGAGGAGGACATCTTCGTCCCGATCGAGGAGATCGATCCGGACGTGATCGCGCTGGGTCACGACCAGCACCACGACGACGAGGCGATCGAGAGCGAACTCGAGCGACGTGGGATCGACTGCGTGGTCGAACGGGCAAGCGCCCGCGAGCCAGCCGCCGACGAGGAGATTTTGTCGACGCGGCTGATCGTCGAGCGTATTCTCGAGCGGCGAGGGTAA
- a CDS encoding Mov34/MPN/PAD-1 family protein, with translation MGLLDALFRSNEILGIAEETLEFAIESSEAAHPNEYMGFLRGTEAHLLGLDRDGLVITDILVVPGTEANSVSATVKTNQIPNDVKALGSVHSHPNGVIRPSSADLETFGRGSVHIIIGAPYGRHDWKAFDSQGQPTTLNVLDVDLPESDDFFDFTQSDIDEELRG, from the coding sequence ATGGGGCTGCTCGACGCCTTGTTTCGCTCGAACGAGATCCTCGGCATCGCCGAGGAGACCCTCGAGTTCGCGATCGAGTCCTCGGAGGCGGCCCACCCCAACGAGTACATGGGCTTTCTTCGCGGGACCGAGGCACATCTGCTGGGACTGGACCGGGACGGACTCGTCATCACCGACATACTGGTGGTGCCGGGGACCGAGGCAAACAGCGTCAGCGCCACCGTCAAGACGAACCAGATTCCAAACGACGTGAAGGCGCTCGGAAGCGTCCACTCCCACCCGAACGGCGTCATCAGGCCCAGTAGCGCGGACCTGGAGACGTTCGGCCGTGGAAGCGTCCACATCATCATCGGTGCACCGTACGGCCGACACGACTGGAAGGCGTTCGACTCGCAGGGACAGCCGACGACCCTGAACGTGCTCGACGTCGACCTCCCCGAGTCCGATGATTTCTTCGATTTCACGCAGTCGGACATCGACGAGGAACTTCGAGGATGA
- a CDS encoding NADP-dependent malic enzyme yields MSLDEDALEYHSDEPSGKIETRTTKPTTSQRDLSLAYSPGVAAPCREIDAEPTDAYEYTAKGNLVGVVSNGSAVLGLGDIGAQASKPVMEGKGVLFKRFADIDVFDVELDHDDADAFVESVAAMEPTFGGINLEDIAAPDCFRIEERLRERMEIPVFHDDQHGTAIISGAALLNAVDIVDKDLEDLSVTFAGAGAAALATARFFVSLGVPRENVTMVDVDGILTTARADAGDLDPYSREFARDVPDGDLADAMEDADVFVGLSVGGIVSEAMIQSMAADPIVFAMANPDPEIDYETAKEARDDTVVMATGRSDYPNQVNNVLGFPFIFRGALDVRAAEINETMQVAAAEAIAALARKDVPDAVRKAYDDQPLQFGPEYIIPKPLDPRVLFEVAPAVAEAAMETGAARTKVDLEEYAEELEARLGKSREMMRTVFNKAKSDPKRLALAEGTDEKIVRAAAQLEDRNLARPVLLGDREEIEATVERLGLEFDPDIVDPEAGDYDEYVDALYERRQRKGITRTEAAELIEDSNYFASVMVDRGDADAMLTGLTNHYPSALRPPLQVIGTAPDADYAAGVYMLTFKNRVVFLADATVNQDPDADVLAEITRHTADLAGRFNVEPRAALLSYSDFGSVDNEGSRKPRDAASALREDPEVEFPVDGEMQADTAVVEDLLEGSYEFSDLDEPANVLVFPNLEAGNICYKLLQRLGGAEAVGPMLVGMDEPVHVLQRDDEVKDIVNLGAIATVDAQTE; encoded by the coding sequence ATGTCACTGGACGAAGACGCGCTCGAGTATCACAGCGACGAGCCGTCCGGGAAGATCGAAACGCGGACGACGAAACCCACGACCAGTCAGCGGGACCTCTCGCTCGCGTACTCGCCCGGCGTCGCCGCGCCCTGTCGAGAGATCGACGCGGAGCCGACCGACGCCTACGAGTACACCGCGAAGGGGAATCTCGTCGGCGTCGTCTCGAACGGCTCTGCCGTCCTCGGCCTCGGCGACATCGGCGCGCAGGCGTCGAAACCCGTCATGGAGGGGAAAGGCGTCCTCTTCAAACGATTCGCGGACATCGACGTCTTCGACGTGGAACTCGACCACGACGACGCCGACGCGTTCGTCGAATCGGTCGCCGCGATGGAGCCGACCTTCGGCGGGATCAACTTAGAGGACATCGCGGCACCCGACTGTTTCCGGATCGAGGAACGGCTCCGCGAGCGAATGGAGATCCCCGTCTTCCACGACGACCAGCACGGGACCGCGATCATCTCCGGTGCGGCCCTGCTCAACGCCGTCGACATCGTCGACAAAGACCTCGAGGATCTCTCGGTCACCTTCGCGGGTGCGGGGGCGGCGGCGCTCGCGACGGCACGGTTTTTCGTCTCGCTCGGCGTTCCACGGGAGAACGTGACGATGGTCGACGTCGACGGTATCCTGACGACCGCTCGAGCCGATGCCGGCGACCTCGATCCGTACAGCCGCGAGTTCGCTCGCGACGTTCCCGACGGTGACCTCGCGGACGCGATGGAGGACGCGGACGTCTTCGTCGGCCTCTCGGTCGGTGGCATCGTCTCCGAAGCGATGATCCAGTCGATGGCGGCCGATCCGATCGTCTTCGCGATGGCGAATCCCGACCCCGAGATCGACTACGAGACGGCCAAAGAAGCCCGCGACGACACCGTCGTCATGGCGACCGGTCGTTCCGACTACCCCAACCAGGTCAACAACGTCCTCGGGTTTCCCTTCATCTTCCGGGGCGCGCTCGACGTTCGCGCGGCCGAGATCAACGAAACGATGCAGGTCGCGGCTGCGGAGGCCATCGCAGCCCTCGCGCGCAAGGACGTCCCCGACGCCGTCCGCAAGGCCTACGACGACCAGCCGCTGCAGTTCGGCCCCGAGTACATCATCCCCAAACCGCTCGATCCCCGGGTGCTGTTCGAAGTTGCGCCCGCAGTCGCCGAAGCCGCCATGGAGACCGGTGCCGCCCGAACCAAGGTCGACCTCGAGGAGTACGCGGAGGAACTCGAGGCGCGTCTGGGCAAGTCCCGCGAGATGATGCGAACTGTCTTCAACAAGGCAAAGAGCGACCCGAAGCGACTCGCCCTGGCCGAGGGAACGGACGAGAAGATCGTCCGCGCGGCGGCCCAACTCGAGGACCGGAACCTCGCCCGGCCGGTGTTGCTCGGCGACCGAGAAGAGATCGAGGCTACCGTCGAACGGCTCGGGCTCGAGTTCGATCCCGATATCGTCGACCCCGAAGCCGGCGACTACGACGAGTACGTCGACGCGCTCTACGAACGCCGCCAGCGCAAGGGCATCACCCGGACGGAGGCGGCGGAACTGATCGAGGACAGTAACTACTTCGCGTCGGTGATGGTCGATCGAGGTGACGCCGACGCGATGCTCACCGGGCTGACCAACCACTATCCGTCAGCGCTTCGGCCGCCGCTGCAGGTGATCGGTACGGCTCCCGACGCGGACTACGCCGCGGGCGTCTACATGCTCACGTTCAAGAACCGCGTCGTCTTCCTCGCCGACGCGACGGTCAACCAGGACCCCGACGCGGACGTCCTGGCGGAGATCACCCGTCACACGGCCGACCTCGCCGGTCGATTCAACGTCGAGCCCCGGGCTGCGTTGCTCTCGTACTCGGACTTCGGCAGCGTCGACAACGAGGGCTCGCGCAAGCCACGGGACGCGGCTTCCGCCCTTCGCGAGGATCCCGAGGTCGAGTTCCCCGTCGACGGCGAGATGCAGGCCGACACCGCCGTCGTCGAGGACCTCCTCGAGGGAAGCTACGAGTTCTCCGACCTCGACGAGCCGGCGAACGTGCTCGTCTTCCCGAATCTCGAGGCCGGAAACATCTGCTACAAACTACTCCAGCGACTCGGCGGCGCGGAAGCGGTCGGTCCGATGCTCGTCGGAATGGACGAACCCGTCCACGTCCTCCAGCGGGACGACGAGGTCAAAGATATCGTCAATCTCGGTGCCATCGCGACGGTCGACGCCCAGACGGAGTGA
- a CDS encoding methylated-DNA--[protein]-cysteine S-methyltransferase — protein sequence MNVAILGTTIEIDESAIAEPPAKIREQVREYEHGDRQTFDLRVTVPEGMTGEVMAAMDEIPYGETRTYGELAADLDTSPIVVGQACGRNPVPLVVPCHRVVGSDGELRGYSAADGVVTKRQLLELEARETETKPVQTRLSADRY from the coding sequence ATGAACGTAGCCATTCTGGGGACCACGATCGAAATCGACGAATCAGCCATCGCCGAACCACCGGCTAAAATCCGAGAACAGGTACGCGAGTACGAACACGGTGACCGGCAGACGTTCGACCTGCGGGTTACCGTTCCGGAGGGAATGACCGGCGAAGTGATGGCGGCAATGGACGAGATTCCCTACGGAGAAACACGCACCTATGGCGAACTCGCCGCCGACCTCGACACGTCGCCAATCGTCGTAGGCCAGGCGTGCGGACGCAACCCCGTTCCGCTGGTCGTCCCCTGCCACCGCGTCGTCGGAAGCGATGGCGAACTCAGGGGCTACTCGGCGGCTGACGGTGTCGTGACGAAGAGACAGTTACTCGAGCTCGAAGCCCGAGAGACCGAGACGAAACCGGTGCAAACGAGACTCTCTGCGGACCGCTACTAG